Proteins from one Streptomyces roseifaciens genomic window:
- a CDS encoding thioredoxin family protein, protein MAITPLTSLAEFEETISQDKPVVVFFCATWASLCRVIGPVFERFSGLPEFAGIDFRSVDMDEAYEVAQKAGVGPVPVFMAFRSGTRLAEVVAPGPDALRELIGKAGTEETA, encoded by the coding sequence ATGGCCATCACACCGCTGACGAGCTTGGCCGAGTTCGAGGAGACGATCAGCCAGGACAAGCCGGTGGTGGTGTTCTTCTGCGCGACCTGGGCTTCCCTCTGCCGTGTGATCGGCCCCGTCTTCGAGCGCTTCTCCGGACTCCCCGAATTCGCCGGCATCGACTTCCGTTCGGTCGACATGGACGAGGCCTACGAGGTCGCCCAGAAGGCGGGCGTGGGCCCGGTCCCCGTCTTCATGGCGTTTCGCAGCGGCACCAGGCTCGCCGAAGTCGTCGCACCCGGTCCGGATGCGCTGCGGGAGCTGATCGGCAAAGCGGGCACGGAGGAAACCGCGTGA
- the rox gene encoding rifampin monooxygenase, with protein sequence MIDVIVVGGGPTGLMLAGELRLHGVHALVLEKEAEPTGFVRALGLHVRSIEVMDQRGLLERFLAHGRQHAVGGFFAGIGKPWPDRLDTAHPYVLGIPQTVTERLLTERAAELGAEIRRGCEVVGLSQDEDGVTVVLADGTRLRSRYVVGCDGGRSAVRKLLGVGFPGEPTRVETLLGEMEVTEDPATVAAVVAEIRKTQLRFGLGPFGGGVYRVVVPAEGVAEDRTVPPTLEEFKQRLREVAGTDFGVHSPRWLSRFGDATRQAERYRVGRVLLAGDAAHIHPPTGGQGLNLGVQDAFNLGWKLAAEVGGWAPEGLLDSYHTERHPVAADVLDNTRAQMELMSLEPGARAVRRLLAELMDFEDVNRYLIEKIIAIGVRYDFGEGHELLGRRMRDVQLKRGRLYGLMHGGRGLLLDRTGRLSVEGWADRVDHVVDVSEELDVPAVLLRPDGHVAWAGDDQQDLLGRMPRWFGAAAS encoded by the coding sequence GTGATCGACGTGATCGTGGTCGGCGGTGGACCGACCGGCTTGATGCTGGCCGGCGAGTTGCGGCTGCACGGCGTGCACGCGCTCGTGCTGGAGAAGGAGGCGGAGCCGACCGGGTTCGTCCGTGCGCTCGGCCTGCACGTGCGCAGCATCGAGGTGATGGACCAGCGCGGTCTGCTGGAGCGCTTCCTCGCGCACGGCCGGCAGCACGCGGTCGGTGGTTTCTTCGCCGGTATCGGCAAGCCGTGGCCCGACCGGCTGGACACCGCGCATCCCTACGTCCTCGGTATCCCGCAGACCGTCACCGAGCGCCTGCTGACCGAGCGCGCCGCCGAGCTCGGCGCCGAGATCCGGCGCGGCTGCGAGGTGGTCGGGCTGAGCCAGGACGAGGACGGGGTGACCGTCGTGCTGGCCGACGGCACGCGGCTGCGTTCGCGCTACGTCGTCGGCTGCGACGGCGGCCGCAGTGCGGTGCGCAAGCTGCTCGGCGTCGGCTTCCCCGGTGAGCCCACCAGGGTCGAGACGCTGCTGGGCGAGATGGAGGTGACCGAGGATCCGGCGACGGTGGCCGCCGTCGTCGCGGAAATCCGCAAGACCCAGCTGCGGTTCGGCCTGGGGCCCTTCGGGGGCGGGGTGTACCGCGTCGTCGTGCCCGCCGAGGGGGTGGCCGAGGACCGCACGGTCCCGCCGACTCTGGAGGAGTTCAAGCAGCGGCTTCGGGAGGTCGCGGGCACTGACTTCGGCGTGCATTCGCCGCGCTGGCTGTCCCGCTTCGGCGACGCCACGCGGCAGGCCGAGCGCTACCGGGTCGGCCGGGTGCTGCTGGCCGGCGACGCGGCGCACATCCATCCGCCGACCGGTGGGCAGGGGCTCAACCTCGGCGTCCAGGACGCGTTCAACCTCGGCTGGAAGCTGGCCGCCGAGGTGGGCGGCTGGGCCCCGGAAGGGCTGCTGGACAGCTACCACACCGAGCGGCACCCGGTGGCCGCCGACGTACTGGACAACACCCGCGCGCAGATGGAGCTGATGTCCCTCGAGCCGGGGGCCCGGGCCGTGCGCCGGCTGCTTGCGGAGCTGATGGACTTCGAGGACGTGAACCGGTACCTGATCGAGAAGATCATTGCGATCGGGGTCCGCTACGACTTCGGCGAGGGCCACGAACTGCTCGGCCGGCGCATGCGGGACGTGCAGCTGAAGCGGGGCCGCCTCTACGGGCTGATGCACGGCGGACGCGGTCTGCTGCTCGACCGGACCGGCCGGCTCTCGGTGGAGGGCTGGGCCGACCGGGTCGACCACGTCGTCGACGTCAGCGAGGAACTGGACGTGCCCGCGGTGCTGCTGCGGCCGGACGGCCACGTGGCGTGGGCCGGTGATGACCAGCAGGACCTGCTCGGCCGGATGCCGAGGTGGTTCGGCGCTGCCGCGAGCTGA
- the thpD gene encoding ectoine hydroxylase gives MTTVTDLYPTRGSAEVVTERSDPVVWPGREVEAAAGPWTAADLATYERDGFLTVDRLITSGEAGTFRAEVERLIHDPALRTDERTVTEPGSDEVRSVFEVHRISDVFARLVRDGRLVDRARRLLGSEVYVHQSRVNVKPGYRGSGFYWHSDFETWHAEDGLPRMRAVSVSIALTGNDVTNGSLMIMPGSHRTFLGCAGATPPDNYKTSLRMQEAGTPSDRALARLVDEHGIRLLTGPAGSATWFDCNCMHGSGSNITPLPRSNVFIVFNSVENAAVEPFAAPARRPEFIAARDFTPVRSSAVTTPRL, from the coding sequence ATGACCACCGTCACCGATCTCTACCCGACGCGGGGGAGTGCGGAGGTGGTCACCGAGCGGTCGGACCCGGTGGTCTGGCCGGGCCGGGAGGTGGAGGCCGCGGCCGGCCCGTGGACCGCCGCGGACCTCGCCACGTACGAACGCGACGGCTTCCTGACCGTCGACCGTCTGATCACGTCCGGGGAGGCCGGGACGTTCCGCGCCGAGGTGGAACGGCTCATCCATGACCCCGCCCTGCGGACGGACGAGCGGACGGTCACCGAGCCGGGGTCCGACGAGGTGCGGTCGGTCTTCGAGGTGCACAGGATCAGCGACGTGTTCGCGCGCCTCGTACGGGACGGGCGCCTGGTCGACCGCGCCCGCCGGCTCCTGGGATCCGAGGTCTACGTCCACCAGAGCCGGGTCAACGTCAAACCGGGCTACCGGGGCAGCGGCTTCTACTGGCACTCCGACTTCGAGACCTGGCACGCCGAGGACGGCCTGCCCCGGATGCGGGCGGTCTCGGTGTCGATCGCCCTCACCGGGAACGATGTCACGAACGGCAGCCTGATGATCATGCCGGGCTCGCACCGCACGTTCCTGGGCTGCGCAGGCGCCACGCCCCCGGACAACTACAAGACGTCGCTGCGGATGCAGGAGGCCGGGACGCCCTCGGACCGGGCCCTGGCACGGCTGGTCGACGAGCACGGCATCCGGCTCCTCACCGGCCCCGCAGGGTCCGCGACGTGGTTCGACTGCAATTGCATGCACGGCTCGGGCAGCAACATCACTCCGCTGCCGCGCAGCAACGTCTTCATCGTCTTCAACAGCGTGGAGAACGCAGCCGTGGAGCCCTTCGCCGCTCCGGCCCGGCGCCCCGAATTCATCGCCGCCCGGGATTTCACCCCTGTTCGGAGTTCCGCGGTGACAACCCCGCGTTTGTGA
- the ubiG gene encoding bifunctional 2-polyprenyl-6-hydroxyphenol methylase/3-demethylubiquinol 3-O-methyltransferase UbiG, which translates to MGRGGGGAELFEELARDWWAEDSPAAPLRALNQPRFAFFDRYVDGGWTGQRVLDVGCGGGFTTEYLASRGAVASGVDVSPALVRAARRHAAETGLDIRYAVGAGERLPFADGSFSVVTCLDVLEHVPSPGEVVREIRRVLAPGGVFLFDTINRTWRSRLIMIWGLEHVLRVIPRGTHDWNDFITPAETTGYLGAAGLTPLGRMAGLFVVGRRPDGSFRTRLTRDLSCTYLGAARR; encoded by the coding sequence ATGGGACGAGGTGGCGGAGGAGCCGAGCTCTTCGAGGAGCTGGCCCGTGACTGGTGGGCCGAGGATTCCCCGGCCGCGCCCTTGCGCGCCCTCAATCAACCGCGGTTCGCCTTCTTCGACCGGTACGTCGACGGCGGCTGGACCGGCCAGAGGGTACTGGACGTGGGATGCGGCGGGGGCTTCACCACCGAGTACCTCGCCTCGCGCGGCGCGGTCGCCTCGGGAGTGGACGTTTCCCCGGCCCTGGTGCGCGCCGCCAGGCGCCACGCCGCGGAGACCGGTCTGGACATCCGCTACGCCGTGGGAGCGGGGGAGCGCCTGCCGTTCGCCGACGGGTCCTTCTCGGTGGTCACCTGCCTGGACGTGCTCGAGCACGTGCCCAGCCCCGGCGAGGTGGTGCGCGAGATCCGTCGCGTACTGGCCCCGGGCGGGGTGTTCCTCTTCGACACGATCAACCGGACCTGGCGCTCCCGCCTGATCATGATCTGGGGACTGGAGCACGTGCTCCGAGTGATCCCGCGCGGCACGCACGACTGGAACGACTTCATCACCCCGGCCGAGACGACCGGTTACCTCGGCGCTGCCGGACTCACACCACTGGGCCGGATGGCCGGTCTGTTCGTGGTCGGCCGCCGCCCCGACGGCAGCTTCCGGACCCGCCTGACCCGGGACCTCTCCTGCACCTACCTGGGCGCCGCCCGCCGCTGA
- a CDS encoding purine-cytosine permease family protein, with amino-acid sequence MSSTERRLKEPAGREESAQAGADLGHAARETLEDYTLRFAPRSYRRWTPMVVATTAMGGIAYLADFSIGAGIGLTHGTGNALAAILVAAVVIFVTGFPLAYYGARYNIDLDLITRGSGFGYYGSVLTSVIFASFTFIFFALEGSIMAQGLKLGLGLPLWLGYLVSTFMVIPLVVYGMKALSKLQVWTTPVWLLLMVGPLVYLVATDPGTVDRWLAYAGTDGQGGVNTASVLLGSGVCLSLIAQIGEQIDYLRFMPPRTSANRRAWWTAVVVAGPGWVVLGALKQAIGVFLAVYVIASVGPAAATEPIQQFKAAFDAMMPSWLVVPLAVVLVVISQIKINVTNAYSGSLAWTNSFTRLTGRYPGRMVFVLLNLAFALALMEADMFSFLNRVLSFYSNCAIAWVVTVATDIIVNKYLLKLSPHAPEFRRGMLYAVNPVGTVAFVAASGLSIAMYFHALGDTLQPYSPVAAALIAFVVTPLMAVLTKGRYYLRRTTDGIDEPLLDAEGNPSATLYECHVCRQEFERPDVAACRTHDAVVCSLCLSTDRIGDHVLPASGGAA; translated from the coding sequence ATGAGCAGTACCGAGCGACGATTGAAGGAACCCGCCGGCCGCGAAGAGTCTGCGCAGGCCGGGGCCGACCTCGGGCACGCGGCGCGGGAGACGCTGGAGGACTACACCCTCCGGTTCGCCCCGCGCAGCTACCGCCGCTGGACGCCGATGGTCGTGGCGACCACGGCGATGGGCGGGATCGCGTACCTGGCCGACTTCTCGATCGGCGCCGGCATCGGCCTCACCCACGGCACCGGGAACGCCCTGGCCGCGATCCTCGTCGCCGCTGTGGTCATCTTCGTCACCGGCTTCCCCCTCGCCTACTACGGGGCGCGCTACAACATCGACCTGGACCTGATCACCCGCGGCTCCGGCTTCGGCTACTACGGTTCGGTCCTGACCAGCGTCATCTTCGCCAGCTTCACCTTCATCTTCTTCGCCCTCGAAGGGTCGATCATGGCGCAGGGGCTGAAGCTGGGCCTGGGGCTGCCGCTGTGGCTCGGCTATCTGGTCTCGACGTTCATGGTGATCCCCCTGGTCGTCTACGGGATGAAGGCGCTCAGCAAGCTTCAGGTGTGGACGACGCCCGTCTGGTTGCTGCTGATGGTGGGACCGCTGGTCTACCTGGTGGCCACCGACCCGGGCACGGTGGACCGCTGGCTGGCCTACGCGGGCACCGACGGCCAGGGAGGAGTGAACACCGCCTCGGTGCTGCTGGGCTCCGGCGTCTGCCTGTCACTGATCGCACAGATCGGCGAACAGATCGACTACCTGCGTTTCATGCCTCCCCGTACGAGCGCGAACCGCCGCGCCTGGTGGACGGCGGTCGTGGTGGCCGGTCCCGGCTGGGTCGTGCTCGGTGCGCTGAAGCAGGCGATAGGAGTCTTCCTCGCCGTCTACGTCATCGCCTCCGTGGGGCCGGCGGCCGCGACCGAGCCCATTCAGCAGTTCAAGGCCGCCTTCGACGCGATGATGCCCTCGTGGCTGGTCGTTCCGCTGGCCGTGGTCCTGGTCGTGATCAGCCAGATCAAGATCAACGTGACGAACGCCTACTCCGGCTCACTGGCGTGGACCAACTCCTTCACCCGGCTGACCGGGCGCTACCCGGGCCGCATGGTGTTCGTCCTGCTCAACCTGGCCTTCGCGCTGGCGCTGATGGAGGCCGACATGTTCAGCTTCCTCAACCGCGTCCTGAGCTTCTACTCCAACTGCGCCATCGCCTGGGTCGTCACCGTGGCCACGGACATCATCGTGAACAAGTACTTGCTGAAACTCTCCCCGCACGCACCCGAGTTCCGGCGCGGCATGCTCTACGCCGTCAACCCCGTGGGCACGGTCGCCTTCGTCGCCGCCTCGGGCCTGTCGATCGCCATGTACTTCCACGCCCTGGGCGACACGCTCCAGCCCTACTCCCCGGTCGCGGCGGCACTGATCGCCTTCGTCGTCACCCCGCTGATGGCCGTACTGACCAAGGGGCGCTACTACCTGCGCCGCACCACGGACGGGATCGACGAACCCCTGCTCGACGCGGAGGGCAACCCGAGCGCCACGCTCTACGAGTGCCACGTGTGCCGACAGGAGTTCGAGCGCCCGGACGTGGCCGCCTGCCGCACCCACGACGCGGTGGTGTGCTCCCTGTGCCTGAGCACCGACAGGATCGGCGACCACGTGCTCCCTGCGAGCGGCGGCGCCGCGTAA
- a CDS encoding MerR family transcriptional regulator, with protein MKISELSRTTGVPVASIKYFRRQGLLPAGKATAATLAEYGQEHVQRLRLIKALTTLGGLSIAATRDVLAAVDQAHSTDSALGAVSYALPVPVAESPVGDADREEEIGSAAEAEVADLIEAMGWQAPGTSPHVEGLTAALRELRRLDADYRPGELVAYAELARSIARLDLDRAAAFDDAPEALAEQAVIVFALSAPVLELLRRLAQEDQVRRRITSLPSDGPRTG; from the coding sequence ATGAAGATCTCCGAGCTCAGCCGCACGACCGGCGTGCCGGTCGCCAGCATCAAGTACTTCCGGCGGCAGGGCCTGCTGCCCGCCGGCAAGGCGACGGCCGCGACGCTGGCCGAGTACGGGCAGGAGCACGTCCAGCGCCTGCGGCTGATCAAGGCTCTGACCACCCTGGGCGGGCTCTCCATCGCCGCCACCCGCGACGTCCTCGCAGCCGTCGACCAGGCGCACAGCACCGACAGTGCCCTGGGGGCGGTGAGCTACGCCCTGCCCGTGCCCGTCGCGGAGTCCCCGGTCGGTGACGCCGACCGGGAGGAGGAGATCGGGTCGGCCGCGGAAGCGGAGGTGGCAGACCTGATCGAGGCCATGGGCTGGCAGGCGCCCGGCACTTCCCCCCACGTGGAGGGGCTGACGGCGGCGCTGCGGGAGCTCAGACGGCTCGACGCGGACTATCGGCCCGGCGAACTCGTCGCCTACGCGGAGCTGGCCCGTTCCATCGCCCGTTTGGACCTCGACCGCGCCGCCGCCTTCGACGACGCCCCGGAGGCCCTGGCAGAGCAGGCCGTCATCGTCTTCGCCCTCTCCGCTCCCGTGCTCGAACTGCTGCGGCGGCTGGCCCAGGAGGACCAGGTCCGCCGCCGCATCACGAGCCTCCCCAGTGACGGCCCCCGCACCGGGTGA
- a CDS encoding acetylserotonin O-methyltransferase, translating to MEPSSSPHSSAPDASGAMRLMEETFGFLHSAALRTAASLRIADRLADGPRTAAELAADTGTDGPTLRRLLRHLASRGVFQEDGTGRFGLTPAAYALRTDVPGSLHATVLLLTDDMFLRPSADLAETVRTGESAFPRVFGTPFFQHLAADGAAREVFDAGMAAFSGPLDDVVAAAYPFPDRGTVVDVGGGRGGLLRAVLLRHPGLSGVLFDQAAAVREPLLAEAELEGRWRAEPGDFFAGAPEGDIHLLKHVLPDWSDEDCVRILHSCRKALAPGGRVLVVDAVPPPGNDPHPGKDLDMLMMTALGGSTRTPAELDALFADAGLRHVRTLPTPGFASIVEAAAV from the coding sequence TTGGAGCCCTCGTCCAGCCCCCACTCCTCCGCCCCCGACGCATCAGGGGCCATGCGGCTGATGGAGGAGACCTTCGGTTTCCTCCACTCCGCCGCGCTGCGGACCGCCGCGTCGCTCCGGATCGCCGACCGGCTCGCCGACGGACCGCGCACCGCCGCCGAGCTCGCCGCGGACACCGGAACCGACGGCCCGACGCTGCGCCGGCTGCTGCGGCACCTGGCATCACGCGGCGTCTTCCAGGAGGACGGGACGGGCAGGTTCGGGCTGACGCCCGCCGCGTACGCCCTGCGCACCGACGTTCCCGGCTCGCTGCACGCCACGGTGCTCCTGCTCACCGACGACATGTTCCTGCGTCCCTCGGCCGACCTCGCCGAGACCGTACGCACCGGGGAATCCGCCTTCCCCCGGGTCTTCGGCACCCCCTTCTTCCAGCACCTCGCCGCCGACGGCGCGGCCCGGGAGGTCTTCGACGCCGGGATGGCGGCCTTCTCCGGGCCGCTCGACGACGTGGTCGCCGCCGCGTACCCGTTCCCGGACCGGGGCACGGTCGTGGACGTCGGCGGCGGACGGGGCGGACTGCTCCGGGCCGTCCTGCTGCGCCACCCCGGCCTGTCGGGCGTCCTCTTCGACCAGGCGGCGGCGGTGCGGGAACCCCTGCTCGCCGAAGCGGAGTTGGAGGGACGCTGGCGGGCCGAGCCCGGGGACTTCTTCGCCGGCGCCCCGGAGGGCGACATCCACCTCCTCAAGCACGTCCTGCCCGACTGGAGCGACGAGGACTGCGTCCGCATCCTGCACTCCTGCCGCAAGGCCCTCGCCCCGGGCGGCCGGGTCCTGGTCGTGGACGCCGTCCCGCCGCCGGGCAACGACCCGCACCCGGGCAAGGACCTCGACATGCTGATGATGACCGCCCTCGGCGGCAGCACCCGCACCCCCGCCGAGCTCGACGCCCTCTTCGCCGACGCCGGCCTGCGCCACGTCCGCACCCTGCCCACGCCGGGCTTCGCCTCGATCGTGGAGGCCGCCGCGGTCTGA
- a CDS encoding YhgE/Pip domain-containing protein, with product MPSPEPSSVLRSPKLWIGSGLIVAVVSILFALLYVGGNVNPKGNLRDLPIALVNSDRGADANGKHLNLGDQVVSGIEKSAANNDSFAWQVVSRQEADKRLGQGKVYGALVVPENFTATVAGLTSPKATEAKRPTLTVLTNQSAGSIGSSMASQANQKAAHAASAQLGKDLLNRAAAQKAQLAPAAKLMLTDPVNVEVADGHPLGTHSAMGLSAFYYALVLVVCGVLGANAISSQVDTALGYVHTDFGPFRQRMPVRHTSRVRTLAVGTVLMLGLSVVMGSLVQLATVGVLDMDASHLGLLWLYSVGTIAAVGVSALAMLAVFGTPGMLVSTIVFIAMAVPSSGATVPLEALPGFFRTLSEFEPLRQITGGMRSILYYDAQADAGLTRAWISMGIALVASVLFGFGVTRFYDRKGLHRIPRPAESTDTAAAPSAA from the coding sequence ATGCCTTCCCCCGAGCCCTCTTCCGTACTCCGCAGCCCGAAGCTGTGGATCGGTTCAGGCCTCATCGTCGCGGTGGTTTCCATCCTGTTCGCCCTGCTGTACGTCGGCGGCAACGTGAACCCCAAGGGCAACCTGCGCGACCTGCCCATCGCACTGGTCAACAGCGACCGTGGCGCCGACGCCAACGGCAAGCACCTCAACCTCGGCGACCAGGTCGTCTCCGGGATCGAGAAGTCCGCCGCGAACAACGACAGCTTCGCCTGGCAGGTCGTCAGCCGGCAGGAGGCCGACAAGCGGCTCGGCCAGGGCAAGGTCTACGGCGCACTCGTCGTCCCGGAGAACTTCACCGCCACGGTGGCGGGGCTGACCAGCCCGAAGGCGACGGAGGCCAAGCGCCCGACCCTGACGGTGCTGACCAACCAGTCCGCCGGCAGCATCGGCTCCTCCATGGCCAGCCAGGCGAACCAGAAGGCGGCCCACGCCGCCTCCGCCCAGCTCGGCAAGGACCTCCTCAACCGGGCCGCCGCCCAGAAGGCCCAGCTCGCCCCGGCCGCCAAGCTGATGCTCACCGATCCCGTGAACGTCGAGGTGGCAGACGGCCACCCGCTCGGCACGCACAGCGCCATGGGTCTGAGCGCCTTCTACTACGCCCTGGTCCTCGTCGTCTGCGGCGTGCTCGGCGCCAACGCCATCAGCTCCCAGGTCGACACCGCGCTCGGTTACGTGCACACCGACTTCGGCCCCTTCCGCCAGCGCATGCCCGTCCGGCACACCAGCCGCGTCCGCACGCTGGCCGTCGGCACGGTCCTCATGCTCGGCCTCTCCGTGGTCATGGGCTCCCTCGTCCAACTCGCCACGGTCGGCGTCCTCGACATGGACGCCTCCCACCTCGGCCTGCTGTGGCTCTACTCCGTGGGCACGATCGCGGCCGTCGGCGTCAGCGCCCTGGCGATGCTCGCCGTCTTCGGCACGCCCGGCATGCTGGTCTCCACCATCGTCTTCATCGCCATGGCCGTCCCGTCCTCCGGAGCGACCGTGCCGCTGGAGGCGCTGCCCGGCTTCTTCCGCACGCTCTCGGAATTCGAGCCGCTCCGGCAGATCACCGGGGGCATGCGCTCCATCCTCTACTACGACGCCCAGGCCGACGCCGGCCTCACCCGCGCGTGGATCTCCATGGGCATCGCCCTGGTCGCCTCCGTGCTCTTCGGCTTCGGCGTCACCCGCTTCTACGACCGCAAGGGCTTGCACCGCATCCCCCGCCCGGCCGAGTCCACCGACACCGCGGCGGCGCCTTCCGCGGCCTAG
- a CDS encoding ectoine synthase has translation MIVRSFNDLEDTERHVRSASGTWHSKRIILARERVGFSLHETVMFAGTATSMWYANHIEAVVCVEGEAELTDEETGEQHWITPGTMYLLDGHERHTVRPKTDFRCICVFNPPVVAREDHDENGVYPLLTEEG, from the coding sequence GTGATTGTTCGATCTTTCAATGACCTCGAGGACACCGAGCGGCACGTGCGGTCGGCCTCGGGCACCTGGCACAGCAAGCGCATCATCCTGGCGCGCGAGCGGGTCGGATTTTCCCTGCACGAGACCGTGATGTTCGCGGGCACGGCAACGTCGATGTGGTACGCGAACCACATCGAGGCAGTCGTGTGCGTCGAGGGCGAGGCCGAGCTCACCGACGAGGAGACGGGTGAGCAGCACTGGATCACCCCCGGGACGATGTACCTGCTGGACGGCCACGAGCGGCACACGGTCCGCCCCAAGACCGACTTCCGGTGCATCTGCGTGTTCAATCCGCCGGTGGTCGCCCGCGAGGACCACGACGAGAACGGGGTCTATCCGCTCCTGACGGAGGAGGGGTGA
- a CDS encoding beta-ketoacyl-ACP synthase III, which yields MLSIRGIRMASSASVVAGVGSHLPPRVIRNDDPALANLGSSDEWIRSRTGIGCRRWAEPGTSTGDLAVEAGRAALQSAGDPVVDLVVLTTTTPDHHSPATAPWVAAQLGLGTLPAFDVAAACSGFTYGLAVGDAWIRSGQAECVLVLAAETLSTITDPSDRGTAVVFADGAGAVVLRGGELDEPGAVQATCLGSDGTQKDLAVVEAGGSRRPDPGALASVADRCLRMQGPQMFAHAVRRMTEVSRELLERAGWPVDSVGAFIGHQANQRILDKVADLVGVPDASRFGNIHRVGNTSSASIPLVMDDLVKARAVAPGTRTLLTAFGGGAVWGAVALSWPDLKPARR from the coding sequence TTGCTGTCGATCCGGGGGATTCGTATGGCCAGTTCCGCTTCCGTAGTGGCCGGTGTCGGTTCTCACCTCCCTCCGCGCGTGATCCGTAACGACGACCCGGCGCTTGCGAATCTCGGTTCGAGTGACGAGTGGATTCGCAGCAGGACGGGGATCGGGTGCAGACGGTGGGCGGAGCCGGGAACCAGCACGGGGGACCTGGCGGTCGAAGCGGGCCGTGCGGCCTTGCAGAGCGCCGGCGATCCGGTCGTGGACCTCGTCGTACTGACGACCACGACGCCCGACCACCATTCACCGGCGACGGCTCCGTGGGTTGCCGCCCAGCTGGGGCTGGGCACCTTGCCGGCGTTCGACGTCGCAGCCGCCTGTTCGGGGTTCACCTACGGGCTGGCCGTGGGCGACGCGTGGATCCGGTCGGGGCAGGCGGAGTGCGTCCTGGTCCTGGCCGCGGAGACGCTGTCGACGATCACCGATCCCTCGGACCGCGGCACCGCCGTGGTCTTCGCCGACGGGGCCGGGGCCGTGGTGCTGCGCGGCGGCGAGCTCGATGAGCCCGGCGCCGTTCAGGCGACCTGCCTGGGCAGCGACGGCACGCAGAAGGACCTTGCCGTGGTCGAAGCCGGCGGCTCCCGCCGGCCCGACCCCGGTGCTCTCGCATCGGTGGCGGACCGCTGTCTGCGGATGCAGGGCCCGCAGATGTTCGCCCACGCGGTGCGCCGGATGACCGAGGTGTCCCGGGAATTGCTGGAGAGAGCGGGATGGCCGGTGGATTCCGTCGGCGCATTCATCGGCCACCAGGCCAACCAGCGGATCCTGGACAAGGTGGCCGACTTGGTGGGTGTGCCCGATGCCAGCCGCTTCGGGAACATTCACCGAGTCGGCAATACCTCTTCGGCATCGATTCCTCTGGTCATGGACGACTTGGTCAAGGCCCGGGCCGTCGCCCCCGGTACGCGGACGCTGCTGACCGCGTTCGGAGGCGGCGCCGTATGGGGGGCGGTCGCGTTGTCCTGGCCCGATCTCAAACCCGCACGACGGTAA